A section of the Pseudomonas sp. FP453 genome encodes:
- the mddA gene encoding methanethiol S-methyltransferase has product MNLQKTANGHTARIAGLVFSTCCYLVFLVTFFYLIGFVGGVVVPKHINSGPLIGWPLATLINCLLMLLFGAQHSVMARKSFKRWLTTFVPPVAERSTYVLLSSLVLVLMFWLWQPITFTIWQVEAAWARVLLTGLFWLGWVVVFVATLLISHFELFGLKQAIDRWRGTAQQLSIFRTPSLYRIVRHPLYLGFLIAFWATPHMTAGHLLFAVGLTAYIFVGAYFEEKDLVALFGEQYRQYKQAVGMVLPWSNARPACRKKKPVS; this is encoded by the coding sequence ATGAACCTGCAAAAAACCGCCAACGGCCATACTGCACGTATAGCCGGGCTGGTCTTCAGCACCTGCTGTTATCTGGTCTTTCTAGTCACGTTTTTCTACTTGATCGGCTTCGTAGGCGGTGTCGTCGTACCCAAGCACATCAACTCCGGCCCCCTCATCGGTTGGCCTCTGGCAACCTTGATCAACTGCTTGCTGATGCTGTTATTCGGCGCCCAGCACTCGGTGATGGCGCGTAAAAGCTTCAAGCGCTGGCTGACGACATTCGTCCCGCCCGTTGCCGAGCGCTCGACCTACGTGTTGCTCAGCAGCCTGGTGCTCGTGCTGATGTTCTGGTTGTGGCAGCCGATCACATTCACCATCTGGCAGGTTGAGGCGGCTTGGGCCAGGGTGCTGCTGACCGGCCTGTTCTGGTTGGGCTGGGTGGTTGTCTTTGTGGCAACGTTGCTGATAAGCCACTTCGAACTCTTTGGCCTCAAGCAGGCCATTGATCGTTGGCGTGGCACGGCACAACAGCTGTCGATATTCCGAACGCCATCGCTTTACAGGATTGTCCGCCACCCCCTGTACCTGGGATTCCTGATCGCCTTCTGGGCAACGCCGCACATGACCGCTGGCCACCTGTTGTTTGCGGTTGGGCTGACGGCCTACATTTTTGTGGGTGCCTACTTTGAAGAGAAGGATCTTGTGGCGCTGTTCGGTGAGCAGTATCGGCAGTACAAGCAAGCGGTCGGCATGGTTTTACCTTGGTCGAACGCCCGGCCTGCGTGTCGGAAAAAGAAGCCTGTATCTTGA
- the glsB gene encoding glutaminase B, translated as MQALLESILDEVRPLIGLGKVADYIPALADVPANQLGIAVYGNDGAAYCAGDADTLFSVQSISKVFSLVQAIDHGGETIWERLGHEPSGQPFNSLVQLEFERGRPRNPFINAGALVICDINQSRFAVPILSMRDFVRRLSGNPQILVNSVVAESEAQHGARNAAMAYLMKSFGNFHNDVDAVLHSYFNYCALQMSCLDLAKAFSFLANEGVSAHSGEQILTARQTKQVNSIMATSGLYDEAGNFAYRVGLPGKSGVGGGIVAVVPGQFTVCVWSPELNAAGNSLAGIKALELLSERIGWSVF; from the coding sequence ATGCAGGCGTTGCTGGAGTCGATCCTGGACGAAGTTCGTCCATTGATCGGCCTCGGCAAAGTGGCCGACTACATCCCCGCGCTGGCCGATGTGCCGGCCAATCAACTGGGGATCGCCGTGTACGGCAACGACGGTGCCGCCTACTGTGCCGGCGACGCCGACACGTTGTTTTCGGTGCAGAGCATTTCCAAGGTATTCAGCCTGGTGCAGGCCATCGACCACGGTGGCGAAACCATCTGGGAACGCTTGGGCCACGAACCGTCCGGGCAGCCTTTCAACTCGCTGGTGCAGTTGGAGTTTGAGCGCGGCCGGCCGCGCAATCCGTTTATCAATGCCGGCGCGCTGGTGATCTGCGATATCAACCAGTCACGTTTTGCCGTGCCGATCCTGTCGATGCGCGATTTTGTGCGACGCCTTTCCGGCAATCCGCAGATCCTGGTCAACAGCGTTGTCGCCGAATCCGAAGCCCAGCACGGCGCGCGCAACGCGGCCATGGCTTACCTGATGAAGTCGTTCGGCAACTTCCACAACGACGTGGACGCGGTGCTGCACAGCTACTTCAACTACTGCGCGTTGCAGATGAGCTGCCTGGACCTGGCCAAGGCGTTCAGCTTCCTGGCCAACGAAGGCGTGAGCGCCCACAGCGGCGAGCAGATCCTCACGGCGCGCCAGACCAAGCAGGTCAACTCGATCATGGCCACCAGCGGGCTGTACGACGAGGCGGGGAATTTTGCCTACCGCGTCGGGTTGCCGGGCAAGAGCGGCGTGGGCGGCGGCATCGTCGCGGTGGTGCCGGGGCAGTTTACGGTGTGCGTGTGGTCGCCGGAGTTGAATGCAGCGGGGAACTCGCTGGCGGGGATCAAGGCGTTGGAGTTGTTGAGTGAGCGGATTGGGTGGTCGGTGTTTTGA
- a CDS encoding helix-turn-helix domain-containing protein, producing the protein MKHHRLDLHDPMMAKDADVFPRAVVAVGASSTSDTWEHAQHAHRKGQLMYTLRGVIHCEIEAGIWIVPPQCALWIPGGTFHAARGSGEAQVYCLLIDPDAARALPPQCCTLAVSGLLHELISKAVGFPQLYEEHGAQGRLISTLLDELAAAPIEALHLPMPQDPRLRRLADSLLAEPTDKATLGQWAVRIGMSERSMTRLLLEELGLSFGRWRRQLHVILSLQRLAKGDSVQRVALDLGYENASGFITMFRKAVGQPPARYLADRMGTPGNAALPGIAMTETLDAEH; encoded by the coding sequence ATGAAACACCACCGCCTCGACCTGCATGACCCGATGATGGCCAAGGACGCCGACGTCTTCCCCCGCGCCGTGGTGGCCGTGGGCGCCAGCAGCACCTCGGATACTTGGGAACATGCCCAGCACGCCCATCGCAAAGGCCAGTTGATGTACACCCTGCGCGGGGTCATCCACTGTGAAATCGAAGCGGGCATCTGGATCGTGCCGCCGCAATGCGCGCTGTGGATTCCCGGCGGCACCTTTCATGCCGCACGCGGGTCTGGCGAGGCGCAGGTCTACTGCCTGCTGATCGACCCCGACGCCGCCCGCGCCCTGCCCCCGCAATGCTGCACCCTGGCGGTGTCGGGGCTACTGCATGAGCTGATCAGCAAGGCCGTCGGCTTCCCGCAACTGTATGAAGAGCACGGCGCCCAGGGCCGCTTGATCAGTACGCTATTGGATGAACTGGCCGCCGCACCCATCGAAGCCCTGCACCTGCCCATGCCGCAAGACCCACGGCTGCGGCGCCTGGCCGACAGCCTGCTGGCCGAGCCGACGGACAAGGCCACCCTCGGCCAATGGGCCGTGCGCATCGGCATGAGCGAGCGCAGCATGACACGGCTCTTGCTGGAGGAACTGGGCCTGAGTTTCGGCCGTTGGCGCCGGCAGTTGCACGTGATCCTGTCCCTGCAACGGCTGGCCAAGGGCGACAGCGTGCAGCGCGTGGCCCTGGACCTGGGTTATGAGAACGCCAGTGGTTTCATCACCATGTTCCGCAAGGCCGTGGGCCAACCACCGGCGCGCTACCTGGCGGACCGCATGGGCACCCCAGGCAATGCCGCACTGCCCGGCATTGCGATGACGGAAACGCTGGATGCTGAACACTGA
- a CDS encoding LLM class flavin-dependent oxidoreductase produces the protein MSIEFIGYIGGHHASEIHPRSGPTLQPDYVETVARAHEEAGFDRALVAFHSNSPDSTLIASHAASVTKKLQFLIAHRPGFAQPTLAARQFTTLDVFNGGRTAVHIITGGDDRELRADGSHIGKDERYARTDEYLSVVRQEWTSEQPFDFAGTYYQVEGAHSTVKSPQQPHIPLYFGGSSPEAIAVAGKHADVYALWGETYEQVREIVTQVRAEAAKHGRTIRFSLSLRPILAETEELAWARADSILQQATALAEQNGFVRREPPNEGSRRLLAAAAQGSRLDKRLWTGIAGLLGAQGNSTSLVGTAEQVAEALVDYYDLGITTFLIRGFDPLNDAIDYGKRLIPLTRQLIAEREQAQQVA, from the coding sequence ATGAGCATTGAATTCATCGGCTACATTGGCGGCCATCACGCTTCCGAGATCCACCCGCGCAGCGGCCCCACCCTGCAACCGGACTACGTCGAAACCGTGGCCCGCGCCCACGAAGAAGCCGGTTTCGACCGTGCCCTGGTGGCGTTCCATTCCAACAGCCCGGACAGCACGCTGATCGCCTCCCACGCCGCCAGCGTGACAAAGAAGCTGCAATTCCTCATCGCCCATCGCCCGGGTTTCGCCCAACCGACGTTGGCCGCACGCCAGTTCACCACGCTGGATGTGTTCAACGGCGGGCGCACGGCGGTGCACATCATCACCGGCGGCGATGACCGCGAACTGCGCGCCGATGGCAGCCATATCGGCAAGGACGAACGTTACGCCCGCACCGACGAATACCTGAGCGTGGTGCGCCAGGAATGGACCAGCGAGCAACCCTTCGATTTCGCCGGCACCTACTACCAGGTCGAAGGCGCGCACTCCACGGTGAAGTCGCCGCAACAGCCGCATATCCCGCTGTACTTCGGCGGTTCGTCACCCGAAGCCATCGCCGTGGCCGGCAAGCATGCCGACGTGTATGCGCTGTGGGGTGAGACCTACGAGCAAGTGCGTGAAATCGTCACCCAGGTGCGCGCCGAGGCGGCCAAGCACGGGCGCACGATTCGCTTCAGTTTGTCGCTGCGCCCGATCCTCGCCGAGACCGAAGAGTTGGCCTGGGCACGCGCCGACAGCATCTTGCAGCAGGCCACCGCGCTGGCGGAACAGAATGGCTTTGTGCGCCGCGAGCCGCCGAACGAAGGCTCGCGCCGCTTGCTCGCCGCCGCGGCGCAAGGCTCGCGCCTGGACAAGCGCTTGTGGACCGGGATTGCCGGACTGCTTGGCGCGCAGGGCAACTCCACGTCATTGGTGGGTACGGCTGAGCAAGTCGCCGAGGCGTTGGTGGACTACTACGACCTGGGGATCACTACGTTCCTGATCCGCGGGTTTGATCCGCTGAATGATGCGATTGATTACGGCAAACGCCTGATCCCGCTCACCCGCCAGTTGATCGCCGAACGCGAGCAGGCCCAGCAAGTCGCATAA
- a CDS encoding class II aldolase/adducin family protein, translated as MSSVTSISSVSTNVRQRVTPEEWEVRVKLAAAYRLAALYKWTDHIYTHFSARVPGPDEHFLINAFGLLFDEINASNLVKVDLDGTIVDDPTGLGINYAGYVIHSAIHGARHDLQAVLHTHTRDGIAVSAQKDGLLPISQHSIGFSGRVAYHGYEGVALDLDERERLVADLGDKSVMILRNHGLLTAGVSVEHAFQQLQQLERACNIQVAAQAAGNGELIFPPQEVVEKVEQQAKVFASGEGPGVARHWNALIRQLERTDIDYKN; from the coding sequence ATGAGCAGCGTCACCTCGATTTCCAGCGTTTCCACCAATGTCCGCCAGCGCGTCACCCCGGAAGAATGGGAAGTGCGCGTCAAGCTGGCCGCCGCGTATCGCCTGGCGGCCTTGTACAAGTGGACCGACCACATCTACACCCACTTCTCCGCCCGCGTGCCGGGCCCGGACGAGCATTTCCTGATCAACGCCTTTGGCTTGTTGTTCGATGAAATCAACGCCTCCAACCTGGTCAAGGTCGACCTCGACGGCACCATCGTCGACGACCCTACCGGTCTGGGCATCAACTACGCCGGCTACGTGATCCACAGCGCCATCCACGGCGCCCGCCATGACCTGCAAGCGGTGTTGCACACCCACACCCGTGACGGCATTGCGGTGTCGGCGCAGAAGGACGGCTTGCTGCCGATCTCCCAGCATTCCATCGGTTTCTCCGGGCGCGTGGCGTACCACGGTTATGAGGGCGTGGCCCTGGACCTGGACGAGCGCGAGCGGTTGGTGGCGGACCTGGGTGACAAGAGCGTGATGATCCTGCGCAACCACGGGCTGCTGACGGCGGGTGTGAGCGTCGAGCATGCGTTTCAGCAACTGCAGCAGCTGGAGCGTGCGTGCAATATCCAGGTGGCGGCGCAGGCGGCGGGGAATGGGGAGTTGATCTTTCCGCCCCAGGAGGTGGTGGAAAAGGTCGAGCAGCAGGCCAAGGTGTTTGCCAGCGGTGAGGGGCCGGGTGTGGCGCGGCATTGGAATGCGTTGATCCGGCAGTTGGAACGTACCGATATCGACTACAAAAACTGA
- a CDS encoding LysR family transcriptional regulator: MKIDDIDAFVEVIRCQSISHAAESLQLTQPAITRRVQNFEQALGVELFDRNTKPLKPTLIGTRVYEQCRLILREMDALRELVATDAPPTGLLRLGVPQTIGDVVLLDALKHLRTEYADLRAQVATGWGSQLVGKIERGELDAAAALFPAGKIFPDNIVGESIGKMELVVVCAKAQLPKKPCKLADVYQDGWILNPDGCGFRAGLQRTLSDQGLALRVNLETFGTELQLGLVADGLGLGLVPRPLLERSAHREQLAVMPLKDFKPVMDLWLIYPHFLGNLQGPVDAFGKLVAASLHKIRDAA, encoded by the coding sequence ATGAAAATTGACGATATAGACGCCTTTGTCGAAGTGATTCGTTGCCAGTCCATCAGCCATGCCGCCGAATCCTTGCAACTGACCCAGCCCGCCATCACCCGTCGCGTGCAGAACTTTGAGCAGGCGCTGGGGGTGGAGCTGTTCGACCGCAACACCAAGCCGCTCAAACCGACATTGATCGGCACCCGGGTTTACGAGCAATGCCGGCTGATCCTGCGCGAGATGGATGCCCTGCGTGAGCTGGTGGCCACCGACGCACCGCCCACCGGCCTGTTGCGCCTGGGCGTGCCGCAAACCATCGGCGACGTGGTGCTGCTGGATGCCCTCAAGCACCTGCGTACCGAATACGCCGACCTGCGCGCCCAGGTCGCCACCGGCTGGGGCAGCCAACTGGTGGGCAAGATCGAGCGCGGCGAATTGGACGCGGCGGCGGCGTTGTTTCCGGCGGGCAAGATCTTCCCCGACAATATTGTCGGCGAGTCCATCGGCAAGATGGAATTGGTGGTGGTGTGTGCCAAGGCGCAGTTGCCGAAGAAGCCGTGCAAGCTGGCGGACGTGTACCAGGACGGCTGGATTCTCAACCCGGATGGCTGCGGCTTCCGTGCGGGGTTGCAGCGCACCTTGTCTGATCAGGGCCTGGCCTTGCGGGTGAACCTGGAGACGTTTGGCACCGAGCTGCAATTGGGCCTGGTCGCCGATGGCCTGGGGCTGGGCCTGGTGCCGCGTCCGTTGCTGGAACGTAGCGCTCATCGCGAGCAACTGGCGGTGATGCCGCTCAAGGACTTCAAGCCGGTGATGGATTTGTGGCTGATCTATCCGCACTTCTTGGGCAACTTGCAGGGGCCGGTGGATGCGTTTGGCAAGTTGGTTGCGGCTTCGTTGCACAAGATTCGCGACGCCGCTTAA
- a CDS encoding cysteine dioxygenase, with product MTQAKHPERLRAFIGALAELIDGNPREGDLLHRGGKLLAQLVSHDDWLPDEFAQPNPERYQQFLLHADSRQRFSIVSFVWGPGQSTPIHDHRVWGLIGMLRGAELSQGFARAPDGSLVAEGKPIALVPGQVEAVSPKVGDIHHVSNAHSDQVSISIHVYGANIGAVRRAVYQPDGSEKLFISGYSNAFLPNIWDLSKEKSPAL from the coding sequence ATGACCCAGGCCAAGCACCCCGAAAGACTCCGAGCCTTTATTGGCGCCCTGGCGGAACTGATCGACGGCAATCCACGCGAAGGCGACCTGTTGCACCGTGGCGGCAAGCTGTTGGCGCAACTGGTCAGCCATGATGACTGGCTCCCCGACGAATTCGCCCAACCCAACCCCGAGCGTTACCAGCAGTTCCTGCTGCATGCCGATTCGCGCCAGCGCTTCAGCATCGTCAGCTTTGTGTGGGGGCCGGGGCAAAGCACGCCGATTCATGACCATCGGGTGTGGGGGCTGATCGGCATGTTGCGCGGCGCAGAGCTTTCCCAAGGCTTTGCGCGCGCGCCCGACGGCAGCCTGGTGGCCGAAGGCAAGCCGATTGCATTGGTGCCGGGCCAGGTTGAAGCGGTGTCGCCCAAGGTCGGGGACATCCATCACGTGAGCAATGCCCACAGCGACCAGGTGTCCATCAGCATCCATGTGTACGGCGCCAATATCGGTGCAGTGCGCCGCGCGGTGTACCAGCCCGATGGCAGCGAGAAACTGTTTATCTCCGGTTATTCCAACGCCTTCCTCCCGAATATCTGGGATTTGTCCAAAGAAAAGAGCCCTGCCCTATGA